GTCCAGCACCGCCAGCAAGCTGCTGTCGGGCGTGTCGGAAGAGGGTAGCTTCGACGCCGAGAAGGTCGGCCGCATCTCGCAGGCGATCTCCGAAGGCCGGTTCAGCATCAATGCCGACGCGATCGCCGACAAGCTGATCGCCAACGCCCAGGAAATGCTGACCCGGACCGCCACGCATTGAGCGTATTTGGCCGCCGGCTCCGGCCGGCACCCCATTCATTGAGTCGTACGAGATCAACGCCTGCGGCGGATACCGTTATGCACGCCTTGCCCCCCATCGAATCGAACCCCGACCCGGCCCTGGGTCAGGCCCTGGAACAACCGCTGCTGGCGGTGGAGAGCTGCCTGAACCTGCTGGGCGAGGCGCTGCTGCGCCGCGACAGCCAGGCGATCGAGCTGCATGCCAGCGCGCTGCATCAGGCGCTGGCCGAAGCGATCGCGATGTTCAGCGAAGCCGCCCGCGCCGGCCAGGTGCCGCAGGGCCTGCGCAACCGCCTGGTGCAGGCGGGCGGCCGCGTGGCCGCGCAGCGCGAATCGCTGGCCCGCGCCACCGCGGCGCTGGACCGCGCGATCGACGTGCTGATGCCCGGCGAGGCCACCGGCCTGTATTCCGCGCTGGGCAAGAGCGAGCGCAAGACCCTGGGCGGCGGTTCCTACCAGGCCTGAGCCCGGTCCCGCCCCATCATCAAGCCACCCTAGCGGGTGGCTTTTTTACGCACGCAGTCCAGATAGCCATGGCCGTCCGGCGGCAGGCCGCTGCGCTGCGAGGCCCAGATCATCTCGCCCAGGCAGTCCATCGCGGCATGCTGGGCCTCGTGCAGCGAGTTGCGCTTGGCGGCCAGCAGGTCCAGCGCCTGGCGGATGCCGGTGGGCTGGTCGATCGAATGCTGCTCGCTGATCGTCAGGTGCATCGACAGATGCAGAAACGGGTTGGTGCGGCCTTCCTCGACCGTGTAGACCGCGTTGACCGCGGCCTCCTCGTCGGCCAGTTCGGCGTGGTATTCCGGGTGCTCGTCGATCCAGCGGGCCGCGAGGGCCTCCATCGGGATCAGCGGGGCGCCTTCGCGCAGCTTGCGGTAGGTGGCGCAGAAGAAGCGGCGCACCTCGATTTGGGAGGGGGCGAACATGATGGGCCCGATTGTCCCAGGTCCGCCCGCCTCCCGCCGGCCGAAGCCTAACCGGGTGGTTGGCTCCAGCCCGGACGCTGGCGCTTGCGTGCCGCCGCCTGCTCACGCTCCTGGGCGAACAGGGACTCCAGCTGCTGGCGGCCGCGCCGGGTCGCGGCGGTCAACGCGGCCTCGTCCTTGTAGAGCGGGAACAGCACGTCCAGCTGCTCCAGCGTGTGCTGGCGAAAGCGCCAGGCCAGCTTGCGCGCCGCATGGGGCTGCAGGCCCAGCAGCTCCAGCACGCTGCGCGCGCTCATCAGGGCCGAGTCCAGCGTCTCGCGCTCGATCAGG
This genomic stretch from Roseateles sp. DAIF2 harbors:
- a CDS encoding DUF1841 family protein, translating into MFAPSQIEVRRFFCATYRKLREGAPLIPMEALAARWIDEHPEYHAELADEEAAVNAVYTVEEGRTNPFLHLSMHLTISEQHSIDQPTGIRQALDLLAAKRNSLHEAQHAAMDCLGEMIWASQRSGLPPDGHGYLDCVRKKATR
- the flgM gene encoding flagellar biosynthesis anti-sigma factor FlgM, whose translation is MEISMKIGNSPEKLASTPVGTNNVADAARGSKPAANNVSGGKGPEASAQINLSSTASKLLSGVSEEGSFDAEKVGRISQAISEGRFSINADAIADKLIANAQEMLTRTATH